The genomic DNA CTAGAATGCCAATGCTAAACCCATCCTTCCCATCACGTCCCCCAGACCCCAACCCCTCAAACCCAAGGACTCTCTCAACACCAAGCCCATCCTTGAACCCAATCACACAAGGCAACACCTTGATTTTCAACTTCTCCACGATAAACGGCGTATGCCGCGCATCCACGCGCGCAAACTTGACCTCATAATGCCTCGTCGCCAACGTCCGCATATGCTCGTCCATCACCCCGCAGCGCGCAAAGTCCGGGTGCGCGAAATGCACCACACATCTGTGCGTGTTGGTCGTAAAGCTCAGCACCGACTGGTCGCTCGTTAGGGTTGGGTAGAAGGTATCGGTTATGATTGTGCCCGCGCCGTTGCCGGCGGCTGGGTTGGCTGGGTTGGAGGTGAAGGAGGAGGGATCAAGGGCGGGGCCGTTTTTAGCAGAGGCGTATTCGGCGTTGAGTTGTTCGATGCGGTTTGCGCGGTAGGCGGAGTCGTCTTCGTTCTCGAGGGCTGCAAAGAGGgcttcgtcgtcgtcgaggTCGTCGAGGTCTGAGGTTGTGGTGGGTTGGTGTTTGGAGGTcattttcttgttttctggCTGTCTGTGTTTGTCTCCAGGTATGAATGTGTTCCTCGTGTCT from Aspergillus chevalieri M1 DNA, chromosome 1, nearly complete sequence includes the following:
- a CDS encoding thioredoxin domain-containing protein (COG:C,O;~EggNog:ENOG410PR62;~InterPro:IPR036249), which gives rise to MTSKHQPTTTSDLDDLDDDEALFAALENEDDSAYRANRIEQLNAEYASAKNGPALDPSSFTSNPANPAAGNGAGTIITDTFYPTLTSDQSVLSFTTNTHRCVVHFAHPDFARCGVMDEHMRTLATRHYEVKFARVDARHTPFIVEKLKIKVLPCVIGFKDGLGVERVLGFEGLGSGGRDGKDGFSIGILEKRLLWKGILVQAKIKQGDHDDDDDDDDYESAGSDEDTERPRRAIRSGGRLNRNEDNDDDDWD